A single region of the Changchengzhania lutea genome encodes:
- the neuC gene encoding UDP-N-acetylglucosamine 2-epimerase translates to MSLRRICVVITARPSYSRIKTALTAIKKHPKLELQLVVAGSALLDRYGNAVDYIENDGFKIDAKVFMVLEGENKTSMAKTTGLGVMELANTFYNLKPDAVVTIADRFETLATSIAASYQNIPLIHVQGGEVTGNIDEKVRHANTKLADIHLVASEDAKARVIRMGEDADYVFNTGCPSIDIAYQVSKSPELNFNPITKYGGVGHTINWQEGYIVVMQHPVTTEYNQAKENVLTTLKVVHNLGIPTFWFWPNVDAGADGTSNGIRSYREIHKPENIHFFKNMVPEDFLRLLINSKCLVGNSSVGIRECAYLGVPVVNIGTRQNGRARGNNMIDVSYVLDEIKLAILNRIEVKDVISNDAMYGDGNSGEKIADILAEVELRFHKTIAY, encoded by the coding sequence ATGAGTTTAAGAAGAATATGTGTTGTTATTACGGCAAGACCATCATACAGTCGAATAAAAACAGCTTTAACAGCAATAAAAAAGCATCCTAAATTAGAATTACAACTTGTTGTGGCTGGTTCTGCTTTGTTGGATAGATATGGTAATGCGGTTGATTATATTGAAAATGACGGATTTAAAATAGACGCAAAAGTATTTATGGTTTTAGAGGGAGAAAACAAGACGTCGATGGCAAAAACTACAGGATTGGGAGTAATGGAGTTAGCAAATACCTTTTATAATTTAAAACCAGATGCGGTAGTTACGATTGCAGACCGTTTTGAAACCCTGGCTACCTCAATTGCCGCTTCTTATCAAAATATCCCTCTAATTCATGTTCAAGGAGGAGAAGTTACGGGGAATATTGATGAAAAAGTCCGTCATGCAAATACAAAACTAGCTGATATACATTTAGTAGCTTCGGAAGATGCAAAAGCAAGAGTTATTAGAATGGGAGAGGATGCTGATTATGTTTTTAATACAGGTTGCCCTTCAATCGATATTGCGTATCAGGTTAGTAAATCTCCAGAATTGAATTTTAACCCTATAACAAAATATGGTGGTGTAGGACATACAATTAATTGGCAAGAAGGTTATATTGTCGTGATGCAACACCCTGTTACTACAGAATATAATCAAGCAAAAGAAAATGTGTTAACGACGTTAAAAGTAGTTCATAACTTAGGAATTCCCACATTCTGGTTTTGGCCAAATGTTGATGCTGGTGCCGATGGTACTTCTAATGGAATTCGATCGTATCGAGAAATTCATAAACCCGAAAACATTCACTTTTTTAAAAATATGGTTCCCGAAGATTTTTTACGTTTACTCATAAATAGTAAGTGTTTAGTGGGTAATTCTAGCGTTGGAATTAGAGAGTGTGCTTATCTGGGAGTACCAGTTGTAAACATAGGTACTCGGCAAAACGGAAGAGCAAGGGGGAATAATATGATAGATGTTTCTTATGTGTTGGATGAAATTAAATTAGCCATATTAAATAGAATTGAAGTTAAAGATGTTATATCTAATGATGCTATGTATGGCGATGGGAATTCAGGTGAGAAAATCGCTGATATTTTAGCAGAAGTTGAATTGCGTTTTCATAAAACTATTGCTTATTAA
- a CDS encoding acylneuraminate cytidylyltransferase family protein — MRILGLIPARGGSKSIPKKNIKILNGKPLIQYTIEAAQDSKKLTNLILSSDDEAIIEVAKKLNLEVPFVRPKHLAEDKSPTLGVIQHALKFYAEQNICFDAVCLLQVTSPFKTGKFIDEAIKKFKESDCDALVSVQRVPDDYNPHWTFKKDKKGNLELFTGEKEIVSRRQDLPEVYHRDGLIYITKTNVLLEQNSLYGSKLAYIKSPSNYTINIDTLEDWKKAEAFLNLNNM; from the coding sequence ATGAGGATTTTAGGACTTATACCAGCAAGAGGAGGCTCTAAATCCATACCTAAAAAGAACATTAAAATCCTTAATGGTAAGCCTTTAATTCAATATACCATTGAAGCTGCTCAAGATTCGAAAAAATTAACTAATTTAATTTTAAGTTCGGATGACGAAGCTATAATTGAAGTTGCAAAAAAACTTAATTTGGAAGTGCCTTTTGTGAGACCAAAACATCTTGCGGAAGATAAATCGCCCACTCTTGGGGTAATTCAGCATGCTTTAAAATTTTACGCTGAACAAAATATTTGTTTTGATGCAGTTTGCTTACTTCAAGTTACTAGTCCTTTTAAAACGGGTAAGTTTATAGATGAAGCTATAAAAAAGTTTAAAGAAAGTGATTGTGATGCTTTAGTTTCTGTTCAAAGAGTTCCAGATGACTATAACCCACATTGGACTTTTAAAAAAGACAAAAAAGGAAATTTAGAATTATTTACTGGTGAAAAAGAAATAGTTTCCAGACGTCAGGATTTACCAGAAGTGTATCATAGAGATGGACTAATCTATATTACAAAAACCAATGTTCTGTTAGAACAAAATTCTTTATACGGTTCCAAATTAGCTTATATAAAATCACCTTCGAATTATACCATAAATATTGATACTCTGGAAGATTGGAAAAAGGCAGAGGCTTTTTTAAACTTAAATAACATGTAG